The sequence gctcccacgctgaggtctgttcaacgctggtccgaccaatctgattccacactccaagactgcttccatcacgtggactgggacatgttccgtattgcgtcagacgacaacattgaccaatacgctgattcggtgtgcgagttcattagaacgtgcgttgaagatgtcgttcccatagcaacgattaaaacattcctggaaacatgaccgaatacaaacagtgtaactattccctccgcaaggcaatcaaacaagctaagcgtcagtatagagacaaagtagaatctcaattcaacggctcagacacaagaggtatgtggcagggtctacagtcaatcacggattacaaaaagaaaaccagcaccgtcacgaaccaggatgtcttgctcccaggcagactaaataacttttttgcccgctttgaggacaatacagtgccactgacactgcccgcaactaaaacatgcggactctccttcactgcagccgacatgaggaaaacatttaaacgtgtcaaccctcgcaaggctgcaggcccagctGCAGGCCcagctgagctaaacgactaccgccccgtagcactcacttccgtcatcatgaagtgctttgagagactagtcaaggaccatatcacctccaccctacctgacaccctagacccactccaatttgcttaccgcccaaataggtccacagacgatgcaatctcaaccacactgcacactgccctaacccatctggacaagaggaataccatgtgagaatgctgttcatcgactacagctcggcatttaacaccatagtgccctccaagctcgtcatcaagctcgagaccctgggtctcgaccccgcgctgtgcaactgggtactggacttcctgacaggccgcccccaggtggtgagggtaggcaacaacatctccaccccgctgatcctcaacactggggccccacaagggtgcgttctgagccctctcctgtactccctgttcacccacgactgcgtggccacgcacgcctccaactcaatcatcaagtttgcggacgacacaacagtggtaggcttgattaccaacaacgacgagacggtgagggccctcggagtgcgTTGTCAGgagaataacctcacactcaacgtcaacaaaactaaggagatgattgtggacttcaggaaacagcagagggaacacccccctatccacatcgatggaacagtagtggagagggtagtaagttttaagttcctcggcgtacacatcacagacaaactgaattggtccacccacacagacagcatcgtgaagaaggcgcagcagcgcctcttcaacctcaggaggctgaagaaattcggcttgccaccaaaagcactcacaaacttctacagatgcacaatcgagagcatcctggcgggctgtatcaccgcctggtacggcaactgctccgcccacaaccgtaaggctctccagagggtagtgaagtctgcacaacgcatcaccgggggcaaactacctgccctccaggacacatacaccacccgatgtcacaggaaggccataaagatcatcaaggacaacaaccacccaagcccctgcctgttcaccccgctatcatccagaaggcgaggtcagtacaggtgcatcaaagctgggaccgagagactgaaaaacagcttctatctcaaggccatcagactgttaaacagccaccactaacattgagtggctgctgccaacacactgactcaactccagccactttaataatgggaattgatgggaaatgatgtaaaatatatcactagccactttaaacaatgctacctaatataatgtttacataccctacattattcatctcatatgtatacgtatatactgtactctatatcatctactgcatccttatgtaatacatgtatcactagccactttaactatgccactttgtttacatactcatctcatatgtatatactgcactcaataccatctactgtatcttgcctatgccgctctgtaccatcactcattcatatatcttatgtacatattctttatccccttacacttgtgtctataaggtagtagttttggaattgttagctagattcattgttggttattactgcattgtcggaactagaagcacaagcatttcgctacactcgcactaacatctgctaaccatgtgtatctgacaaataaaatttgatttgatttgatttgatgtgtatatagccaagtccCAGTACCACCCTTTACATTATATGAATGGTTttactgaaacagagagagagagagagagagagggagagacagagatcgagagagagagagagagagagagagagagagagagagagacagagatagggagagacagagagaaatgagaggagagagagagagagagagagagagagagagagagagagagagagagagaaatgagaggagagagattctAACTAATTATATTTTCATTAGGTCTTCCAGTGGAGTGTTTGAATCAGATAATTCTAACTAATTCATTGGGTCTCATAATGTATAATGAAGTGTGTGGAAATGGACATGACATTTACATTGTTTTGTGTTTCTGGGGCTCAggtaaggttaggggttaaggggttAGGGATAATGACCTTGCCTTCCCTGTTGTGTCCAGAGTGTTCTCTGGTTTATTCTCTGGTtcattctcttcctccctccttcagaaGGAAAGAAAGGAGGGCTGTGCATTAATGAGTCGATGTAGAGAGAGCTGTATTATGTTTAATTAGGTCGTTTATATACCGGTAATGAGGTGTTCATTTCTAATGGGGGGACATGCTGTGAGCAGCACATCTGCAGGAATAACTCAGGCAATCAGTGGACGGCCGTGCCGTTGCCGCGCCTGCCGTGAGGACCCATGGAACTGCAAATGAGACTTAGTTACTCAGAAATGAATTATGTCTGGCTGCCTTTCTCTAAAGGGCCATTAATTAAATCCGCTAACATCAATGCATTTTTCTTAATTTCATGTTCATGTACAATCTGAGGTAGCACAATGTGATCACTTTGATGCTATTTATTTTACAGTATCATTTAAAGCTCTGGTAACGTGGGGAGAAACATAAACACAGCTCCAGCGCTGTTGAGGCCTCGTTTTTTTTACGAGACGAAACTCCCATCATGCCCGGGCCGAAGGCAGCACAGACCGATGCAGATGTTCGTTAGAGTCAAACATTTGTCAACGGTGTGTTCATTAATTCACAGTGTGGAAAGATGTTTTCATGGCTCTAACTGTAcatggctctggataagagcgtttgATTAATGAATAAAATGTTAAAAGTAAatctcctggtgtgtgtgtgtgtgtgtgtgtgtgtgtgtatgtgtgtgtgtgtgtgtgtgtgtgtgtgtgtatgtgttttacCCAAATTTATTTTTATGTGTGAGGTGAGAAGTGTCTTAAAGTTACTGTGGGGCAGTTAGCTGTACTTCTAATAGTTAGAGAGCAGCAGGCCAGTAAGCTGTACTTCTAATAGAGCAGCAGGCCAGTAAGCTGTACTTCTAATAGTCAGAGAGCAGCAGGCCAGTTAGCTGTACTTCTAATAGTCAGAGAGCAGCAGGCCAGTTAGCTGTACTTCTAATAGTCAGAGAGCAGCAGGCCAGTTAGCTGTACTTCTAATAGTTAGAGAGCAGCAGGCCAGTTAGCTGTACTTCTAATAGTTAGAGAGCAGCAGGCCAGTTAGCTGTACTTCTAATAGAGCAGCAGGCCAGTTAGCTGTACTTCTAATAGTCAGAGAGCAGCAGCCCAGTTAGCTGTACTTCTAATAGTCAGAGAGCAGCAGGCCAGTTAGCTGTACTTCTAATAGTCAGAGAGCAGCAGGTCAGTTAGCTGTACTTCTAATAGTCAGAGAGCAGCAGGCCAGTTATCTGTACTTCTAATAGTCAGAGAGCAGCAGGCCAGTTAGCTGTACTTCTAATAGAGCAGCAGGCCAGTTAGCTGTACTTCTAATAGTTAGAGAGCAGCAGGCCAGTTAGCTGTACTTCTAATAGTTAGAGAGCAGCAGGCCAGTTAGCTGTACTTCTAATAGAGCAGCAGGCCAGTTAGCTGTACTTCTAATAGAGCAGCAGGCCAGTTAGCTGTACTTCTAATAGTTAGAGAGCAGCAGGCCAGTTAGCTGTACTTCTAATAGTCAGAGAGCAGCAGGCCAGTTAGCTGTACTTCTAATAGTCAGAGAGCAGCAGGCCAGTTAGCTGTACTTCTAATAGTCAGAGAGCAGCAGGCCAGTTAACTGTACTTCTAATAGTCAGAGAGCAGCAGGCCAGTTAGCTGTACTTCTAATAGTCAGAGAGCAGCAGGCCAGTTAACTGTACTTCTAATAGTCAGAGAGCAGCAGGCCAGTTAGCTGTACTTCTAATAGTCAGAGAGCAGCAGGCCAGTTGGCTGTACTTCTAATAGTTAGAGAGCAGCAGGCCAGATAGCTGTACTTCTAATAGTCAGAGAGCAGCAGGCCAGTTGGCTGTACTTCTAATAGTCAGAGAGCAGCAGGCCAGTTAGCTGTACTTCTAATAGTCAGAGAGCAGCAGGTACTTCTAATAGTCAGAGAGCAGCAGGCCAGTTAGCTGTACTTCTAATAGTCTGAGAGCAGCAGGCCAGTTAGCTGTACTTCTAGTAGTCAGAGAGCAGCAGGTCAGTTAGCTGTACTTCTAATAGTCAGAGAGCAGCAGGTCAGTTAGCTGTACTTCTAATAGTCAGAGAGCAGCAGGTCAGTTAGCTGTACTTCTAATAGAGCAGCAGGCCAGTAAGCTGTACTTCTAATAGTCAGAGAGCAGCAGGCCAGTTAGCTGTACTTCTAATAGTCAGAGAGCAGCAGGCCAGTTAGCTGTACTTCTAATAGAGCAGCAGGCCAGTTAGCTGTACTTCTAATAGTCAGAGAGCAGCAGGCCAGATAGCTGTACTTCTAATAGTCAGAGAGCAGCAGGCCAGTTAGCTGTACTTCTAATAGTCAGAGAGCAGCAGGCCAGTTAGCTGTACTTCTAATAGTCAGAGAGCAGCAGGTCAGTTAGCTGTACTTCTAATAGTCAGAGAGCAGCAGGCCAGTTAGCTGTACTTCTAATAGTAAGAGAGCAGCAGGGAGCAGCAGGCCATTTAGCTGTACTTCTAATAGTCAGAGAGCAGCAGGCCAGTTAGCTGTACTTCTAATAGTCAGAGAGCAGCAGGCCAGTTAGCTGTACTTCTAATAGTCAGAGAGCAGCAGGCCAGTTAGCTGTACTTCTAATAGAGCAGCAGGCCAGTTAGCTGTACTTCTAATAGAGCAGCAGGCCAGTTAGCTGTACTTCTAATAGAGCAGCAGGCCAGTTAGCTGTACTTCTAATAGAGCAGCAGGCCAGTTAGCTGTACTTCTAATAGAGCAGCAGGCCAGTTAGCTGTACTTCTAATAGTCAGAGAGCAGCAGGCCAGTTAGCTGTACTTCTAATAGTCAGAGAGCAGCAGGCCAGTTAGCTGTACTTCTAATAGTCAGAGAGCAGCAGGCCAGTTAGCTGTACTTCTAATAGTCAGAGAGCAGCAGGCCAGTAAGCTGTACTTCTAATAGTCAGAGAGCAGCAGGCCAGTTAGCTGTACTTCTAATAGTTAGAGAGCAGCAGGCCAGTTAGCTGTACTTCTAATAGTCAGAGAGCAGCAGGCCAGTTAGCTGTACTTCTAATAGTCAGAGAGCAGCAGGCCAGTTAGCTGTACTTCTAATAGTCAGAGAGCAGCAGGCCAGTTAGCTGTACTTCTAATAGTCAGAGAGCAGCAGGCCAGTTAGCTGTACTTCTAATAGTCAGAGAGCAGCAGGCCAGTTAGCTGTACTTCTAATAGTCAGAGAGCAGCAGGCCAGTTAGCTGTACTTCTAATAGTCAGAGAGCAGCAGGCCAGTTAGCTGTACTTCTAATAGTTAGAGTGTACTCAGGGCcatgcagtcagtcagtccctgAAACTGGAGGAGTCATGAGTAAGTACATTTCTGCTCCAGAGAAGAGATGAAGCCTCGTACCCAACGGTGCCCAAgtcagacggagagaggaaggaaggaggtggTTGTATAACTAGGCAGTCAGTGGTGAAGGTAGGTACACTGAGTTAATGATGCAACTACCTGTCCTCAACAATAGCACTAATCACAGCTCACCTCCAGGCTGTGCCTCACAACAGGCTCTCTGCCATACATTCCATCTCCTGTATTGTTTTAATAAAGGGGTTTCTAAACATCCAGACTCCAGTGTTTAAATATCTACTGCTTTGGATGACTCTTACCCTGGCTACCCTcggtattcacacacacacacacacacacacacacacacacacacacacacacacacacacacacacacacacacacacacacacacacacacacacacacacacacacacacacacacagagacacagagacagacacatagacacacacacacacacacacattcacattttTCATACTTTATTTGAATCCACAAATCACATTACAGTCGAGAAGGACTCAAACATTGATATGGACACTTATGGAAACAGACACCAGTACCTCGCTAGCTGCTCTGCCTTAGTTCTATGTAAGCCTGCAATACTGAAGGCCACGTACTGTCAGCCTATGTTCGTGGCTGAGACTCCTAAAATATCAGCACTACAAGTTTGAAAAGAGAGAGCCATCCATTTCCAAAATGAGCACCTCCTCCGGTCTCCCCCAGCACCTCCTTCCGGTCTCCTCCCAGCACCTTCCTCCGGTCTCCCCCCAGCACCTCCTTCCGGTCTCCCCCCAGCACCTTCCTCCGGTCTCCCCCCAGCACCTTCCTCCGGTCTCCTCCCAGCACCTTCCTCCGGTCTCCCCCCAGCACCTCCTTCCGGTCTCCCCCCAGCACCTTCCTCCGGTCTCTCCCCAGCACCTCCTTTTGGTCTCCCCCAGCACCTCCTTCCGGTCTCCCCAGCACCTCCTTCGGTTCTCCCCCAGCACCTCCTTTCGGTCTCCTCCCAGCACCTCCTTCCGGTCTCCCCCAGCACCTCCTCCGGTCTCCCCCAGCACCTTCCTCCGGTCTCCCCCAGCACCTCCTTCCGGTCTCCCCCAGCACCTCCTCCGGTCTCCCCAGCACCTCCTTCCGGTCTCCCCCAGCACCTCCTTTCGGTCTCCCCCAGCACCTCCTTCCGGTCTCCTCCCAGCACCTCCTTCCGGTCTCCCCAGCACCTCCTTCCGGTCTCCCCCAGCACCTTCCTCCGGTCTCCCCCAGCACCTCCTCCGGTCTCCCCCAGCACCTTCCTCCGGTCTCCCCAGCACCTCCTTCCGGTCTCCCCAGCACCTCCTCCGGTCTCCCCCAGCACCTCCTTCCGGTCTCCCCCAGCACCTCCTTCCGGTCTCCCCAGCACCTTCCTCCGGTCTCCCCAGCACCTCCTTCCGGTCTCCACCCAGCACCTCCTTCCGGTCTCCACCCAGCACCTTCCTCCGGTCTCCCCCCAGCACCTTCCTCCGACCTCGCCCCAGCACCTTCCTCCGACCTCGTCCCAGCACCTTCCTCCGACCTCGCCCCAGCACCTTCCTCCGACCTCACCTCAGCACCTTCCTCCGACCTCGTCCCAGCACCTTCCTCCGACCTCGCCTCAGCACCTTCCTCCGACCTCGTCCCAGCACCTTCCTCCGACCTCGTCCCAGCACCTTCCTCCGACCTCGCCTCAGCACCTTCCTCCGACCTCACCTCAGCACCTTCCTCCGACCTCGCCTCAGCACCTTCCTCCGGTCTCCCCCCAGCACCTTCCTCCGGTCTCCCCCAGCACCTTCTTCCGGTCTCCCCCCAGCACCTTCCTCCGACCTCGCCTCAGCACCTTCCTCCGACCTCACCCCAGCACCTTCCTCCGGTCTCCCCCAGCACCTTCCTCCGACCTCACCCCAGCACCTTACTCCGACCTCGCCCCAGCACCTTACTCCGACCTCGCCCCAGCACCTTCCTCCGACCTCGCCCCAGCACCTTCCTCCGACCTCACCTCAGCACCTTCCTCCGGTCTTCCCCAGCACCTTCCTCCGGTCTCCCCCAGCACCTTCCTCCGGTCTCTCCCAGCACCTACCTCCGACCGaaacacatcatcatcaacattacACCAACCTCTTCTGACAAGAgaatacttaagcaataaggcccgagggggtgtagtatatggccaatataccacggctaacggATGTTCGAACGAACGATGCAATGTGTATCCCTGgctacagcccttagccgtggtatattggccatataccacaagcccccgaggtgccttattgctattataaactggttaccaaagtaATTAGAGCTGTACaagtaaatgttttgtcatacgcgtggtatacggtctgatataccacggctgtcagctaatcaacattcagggctcaaaccacccagcaGTTTATTGGTGTTACTGCCTGTCTCATTAACATATCTTTATTGTATTAACGACGGCATTACAacacggaaacacacacacacacacacacacacacacacacacacacacacacacacacaggatatatagattttttttttttttacaaatcccACCGTAATGGTcctaaaggaggagagaaagagtggtACTGTAACCACATCCATGTGTCAAGAGTTGAGTGAAAAACACATGACACAAAAAGCCATTAGTgtcttccagagagagagagacaatgcccagaactcctccctcctcctctccatcctctcctccctcgctccAGGATACCGGGAAGGTGCTGTTATGCCCAgatctcctccctcactcctctctgtcctctcctccctcctcatctccgtcctctcctccctcgctccAGGATACCGGGAAGGTGCTGTTATGTTCTAAAAGTGGTCTTTATGAGACAGGTGAAAGGTCGGACGATTAGCCCAGGGGTCGGACTCTACTCCCCTGcatttttttgttgctttgtgtaaaaaaaaaaggacTTGAAATAACGATTCAAAATAACGAAATGAAATAAACGTCAAATTTGAGTATATTTGGGAGTGAGCTGGTTTCCACAATGGATCTTAGAGGAACTTGTCTTAACTACCTGTCCAATTATGATTTAcattcggagagtattcagaccccttgactttttccacattttgttcatttacagccttattctaaaatgattaTTTATTCCCCCCATcacactacacacaataccccataatgacaaagtgaaaatatttaaatcagaaataccttatttacataagtattcagaccctttgctctgagactcaggtgcatcctgtttccatcgatgagatgtttttacaacttgattggagtccaccagtggtcaattcaattgattggacatgatttggaaaggcagtggatgtcagagcagaaaccaagccatgaggtcgaaggaattgtccgtagagctccgagacaggattgtgtcgaggcacagatctggggaagggtaccaaaacaattctgcagcattgaaggtccccaagaacacagtggcctcaatcattcttaaatgaaagaaaatgtggaaccaccaagactcttcctcgaGCCAGAATGGCCTTGaccattgtgtatttattcttcGTGTTACTACAATTTTTTTTCCTAAAGCATTTCATTGTTAGTTTGTGAAACATGACGATAcatatgtgatttgatttgaaagagcA is a genomic window of Oncorhynchus nerka isolate Pitt River linkage group LG24, Oner_Uvic_2.0, whole genome shotgun sequence containing:
- the LOC135564263 gene encoding uncharacterized protein LOC135564263, whose translation is MSTSSGLPQHLLPVSSQHLPPVSPQHLLPVSPQHLPPVSPQHLPPVSSQHLPPVSPQHLLPVSPQHLPPVSPQHLLLVSPSTSFRSPQHLLRFSPSTSFRSPPSTSFRSPPAPPPVSPSTFLRSPPAPPSGLPQHLLRSPQHLLPVSPSTSFRSPPAPPSGLLPAPPSGLPSTSFRSPPAPSSGLPQHLLRSPPAPSSGLPSTSFRSPQHLLRSPPAPPSGLPQHLLPVSPAPSSGLPSTSFRSPPSTSFRSPPSTFLRSPPSTFLRPRPSTFLRPRPSTFLRPRPSTFLRPHLSTFLRPRPSTFLRPRLSTFLRPRPSTFLRPRPSTFLRPRLSTFLRPHLSTFLRPRLSTFLRSPPSTFLRSPPAPSSGLPPAPSSDLASAPSSDLTPAPSSGLPQHLPPTSPQHLTPTSPQHLTPTSPQHLPPTSPQHLPPTSPQHLPPVFPSTFLRSPPAPSSGLSQHLPPTETHHHQHYTNLF